The following DNA comes from Candidatus Desulfofervidus auxilii.
TGCCTTGCCCCCATTTTATTATTAATAATTTATTTTATTTTAGTAAGTATAAAAATAACATAATTAATAGTAGGAGGTTAAAAAATGAATATAAAAGAGGCAAAAGCAGAGGTATTTTGGATGGCTTTTAAAAGTCTATCAAAAAGGGAAAGGCAATTTATTGTTGAGAAATTGCTAAATGATGTTGAATTTATGGAAGATCTCATTGACATAGCTATCCTTGAGCAACGTCGTGATGAACCTTCACGACCATTAGAGGAGTATCTTAAAGAAAGAAAAAGTAAAAAATAATGTCATATACAGTTTATTTAAAAAGATCAGCAGAAAAAGATTGAGACAGTAAAAATGAGCAAAAACAATGAGAAAATAGCAAAAGTTAAAAATCCAAAAATGAGGTGGTAAATGCTTTTTTCAGAAAGATATGGATACAAAAAGATTGATGAGGCGTTGCTGAAAGAAGATATAACAGAATGTTACAATCTCTGTTTTTATGAATTATTTAAGGGATAAAAAGGTTGAAAAATAAGTAAACTTTAAAATCATGTTAATATATAAAAACAAAAATAATTAATTATAAAAAAGAGGTAGGCTAATAAGGTGAATATTCATATGTCAAGTAGAAATATTTAAGTTTGCTTAAAGGGAGGAAAAAATAATATGAGAATTAAAAAAATAAGAATTAAAAATTTTCTATCTATAATTGATAGCGGTAAAATAAGTTTAGATAATGAAATAACTATCTTGTTAGGAAAAAATGAGCAGGGGAAAACCAATTTTCTTAAAGCATTGGAATCCTTTGGAAAAGAATACAAATATGGAGATGACGATTTAAGTTATTTAGTAACTCATGGAAAAGAATTGCAGAAAATGCCTATTATCACAATATGGTTTAAATTAAATGATGATGAGAAAAAAATTTTGTCATCTATCAGTGAAGAATTTGAGGAGCAAAGTGAAGTAGTGATCACAAAATATTTTGACGGACATTACGAAATTGTAAAACCTGAACTCGGAAAGATACAATCAAAAATCGAAGAAATTAAGCTTTTTATTTCTAAAATCTTAAAGGAGAATAAAAATAAAATCAATAAATCATTTGCTTTTTTAAATCAAATTGACAAGAATAAGCACATAAACTGGCTTAAATTACTTCAAACACCAGATGGTGGATTTAGTCATATTCCAGGTNNNNNNNNNNNNNNNNNNNNNNNNNNNNNNNNNNNNNNNNNNNNNNNNNNNNNNNNNNNNNNNNNNNNNNNNNNNNNNNNNNNNNNNNNNNNNNNNNNNNAACATCCAAATGGTGGTTTTGGACATTTATCAAATCAACAACCTCAAGCACAATTTACTTATAATGCTATTGTACTTCTTAAGGAATTAGGAGTATTAAACAAAATTGACAAGAATAAGCACATAAACTGGCTTAAATTACTTCAAACACCAGATGGTGGATTTAGTCATATTCCAGGTCAATCGTCTCATATCACTCACACTTATTTTGCAGTCAAAGCTTTAATAGAATTAGAATCACTGAATCAGATAAATAAAGATAAACTCATCCAGTTCATATTATCCTGTGAACATCCAAATGGTGGTTTTGGACATTTATCAAATCAACAACCTCAAGCACAATTTACTTATAATGCTATTGTACTTTTAAAAGAGTTAAAGACATACTTCATAGAGCTATATGATAGATGTATTCAAGAATTAGAGAAAATTTCTGATCCCGCAAAAATAGATGAATTAGTAAATAATATTATAAGTGCTCAAGTTTTGGATGATAAATTAGTTAATACGATAAAAAAAGAAGTTGAGAATTTAAAAAACATTACAAAAAATAACTTACTGGAAAAGATTTTAAATATGATTCCGAATTTTGTATACTTTGATAGTATAGATTTTATAGGGGATTCAATCCCTCTTGACGAATACTTAAAGAATACAGAAAAGTATAAAACTTTTACAAACTTATTTAAATTAGCAGGATTAGACGTTAAAAAAATAAGAGCTACAAGAACACCTCATACTATAAGTCGCCTTTTTAAAAGTGCTACAGCAAAAATTACAGGAATGATTAATGAATTCTGGGAACAAGAAGAAGTAACTGTAAACTTAGAAATGATTGGGGATAAAATATTAGTATCTATTGATGATGCGCTCGGTGCCAAAGCTGATCCACCTAGTAAAAGAAGCGATGGTTTTAGATGGTTTTTATCTTTTTACATCAATTTTATGGCAGGAACAAAAGGAGAATTAAAAAATACAGTTTTACTTTTGGATAATCCGGGATGGGTATTACATCCTTCTGGACAAAAAGATTTGTTAAAAGCTTTAGAAGAAATAGCAAAAACAAATCAGATAATAATTGCTACACATTCTCCATTTTTAATTGATAAAAACAAATTGGAAAGAATAAGGATTGTTGAAAGAAAAGAAGATGAGGGAACAAAAGTATATGAAAAATTCTGGGATTCACTATATGATTCGTTGCAAGTAATCAGAGCAAGTATTGGAGCAGATATATCAGATTCTCTCTTTGGTCATAAAAACAACATCATTGTAGAGGGATTTTCAGATAAAGTGTATTTGGAAGCTATGAACAATTATTTAAAAAGAAAAGATAAGAAAACAATTGGCATTGATAAAGTTATGATCATCGGTGCGGGAGGAGCTGATAAAGTTCCTTATCTTGTAGCTTGGCTTAAAGCCGAAAGGTATAATTCATTGGCTTTACTTGATGCGGATAACGAGGGAAGGAGGGTTATTCAAGAAATAGAAAATAGGAATATTGAGATAGATAAGGATTTAGATGTTTTAATGTTAAATGAAATTTCTGAGGAATTCAAAGGAAAAGATATAGAAATAGAAGACTTATTTGATGAAAAGTTTTACAATATGGCTGTCAATAAAGCATACAGAGAGGTCTTTGAAAGTAAATTAAAAAAACTTGAGATTAAATTGGAAGAAATACCTACAAATGGTTTGAAAACTAAAAGATATTACAAGTTTTTTAAAAACAATAACTTAGGAGGATTTGATAAAGTTAAAGTTGCATTAGAAATTAAAAGAATCATAAAGGAAAGAGAAGAAGTAGCAGAAGAAACAATTTCTAATTTTGAAAAATTATTTGAAAAAATCAAAGAAAAATTCAAGAAAAAAGGGATAGAATTGTGATATTAAACTGGTTTGGATATTATGACAGTACCTTATATTTTGTTTCTAGCAGAGTTACTTAAGTATCAGTCTCTAAATAGGCGTTTAGAATTGGAAATAGAATTTATTAAGATTATCAAGGTTCTTGGTAATGGGTCGTTCATCTTAATTTAGATAAATAAATTACTTGATTCTTTAATGTAATGAAAGAGAGCAGAAATAATGTGTTAAAGGAATGGAAGGAAGTAAAATTAGGTGAGGTTTTAGAATTAAAAAATGGCGAAAGGCCAAAGATAAATGATTATGGCATTATTCCAGTTTACGGAGCTAATGGGATAATGGGGAAAACAAATGATTTTTTAGTAGATAATGATTTTACGATTATAGTTGGACGAGTGGGAGCTTCAGGCGAAATTCATTTAGCCAAAGGTAAAGTATGGATAAGTGACAACGCTATTTATAGTCAAAGTTATAAAAGTAAGAAAATTCATTTGCCATTTTTGTTTTACTTACTTACTTTTAAAAATCTTAAACAATTTGCTACAAAAACTACTCATCCAATAATTACTCAAAGTTTTCTCAAAAATCTTCCGATCCCCCTCCCTCCCCTTCCTGAACAACAAAAAATTGCTGAGATTTTAAGCACTGTGGATAGTGCGATTGAGAAGGTAAATCAAGCCATAGAGAAGACCCAGAGGTTGAAAAAGGGCCTGATGCAGGAGTTGTTAACAAAAGGCATTGGGTATAATGAATTTAAAGATACAGAAATCGGCAGGATACCGAAGGAGTGGGAGGTGGTGAGGCTAAAAGAATCGGAAGAGATAAAGCTTATAATGGGACAGTCTCCGCCGGGAAAAAGTTATAACAAAGAAGGAAAAGGACTCCCATTTATACAAGGAAAAGCCGAGTTTGGTAATATGTATCCCTCCGCTATATTATGGACTACTCAGCCTACAAAAATAGCAGAAGAAGGAGATGTTTTAATTTCTGTAAGGGCACCGGTTGGAGATGTTAATATATGCCCTTATAGGTTATGTATAGGGAGAGGGTTGGCAGCAGTAAGAATAAAGAAAGGTTCTAATATATTTTATTTTTATTGGTTTCAAAAGGAAAAACAACACATTGAAAATATTGGTAAAGGTTCCACCTTTAAGGCAGTCACTAAAGATGAATTATCCAATCTTTTTATTCCATTTCCCCCACTTCCTGAACAACAAAAAATTGCTGAGATTTTAAGCACTGTGGATAAAAGGCTTGAGCTTTTGAAGAAAAAGAAAGAAAAATTAGAAAGGATTAAGAAAGGTTTGATGAATGATTTGCTTACAGGGAAAAGGAGGGTAAAAGTATGAAGAGACATCATAATCTCAAAAAATATCTCACTACAACTGAATTAAAAGCTATTGATATGCTTGTTACTAAAATAAGTAAAATATGGCCAAATACGAAATTTAAACTCTTCGGCTCAAAAGTTACAGGAAACTTTGACGAAGAGTCAGATATTGATATTTTGATACTTTTACCTTGTGAAGTGAAAGAAGAGATTAGAGAACGAATAATTGATATCGTTTTCAATATAAATCTCAAATTTGATACAAATATAAGTCCTCTTATCCTCTCAGAAAAGGAATGGGTAGATCTTTCAGTACTTCCGATTCATTATTTTATAGAAAAAGAAGGAGTTACATATGGATGAAAAAGATCAAAAAGAAAAATTTGTTAAATATTGGATAGAGAAATGTCTTCAATCTCTTGAGGCAGCAGAAGATGACTTAAGAGCTGGTCGTCTTTCTTTTTCCGTTAATAGAATTTATTACGCATGTTTTTATATTGTCAGCGCTTTATTGCTCCAAAGAGGTTTTAAATTTAAGAAACATTCTGGAGTTAAAGCTTCGTTCCATAAAAATTTTGTAAAGCAAGGACTTGTAAGCCCTGATGATGGACGCTTTTACAACGAGCTATTTGAAGCAAGACAAAGAGGAGATTATATTGAATTTGTTTATTTTGAAAAATCACAAGTAGAGGAATGGTTAAATAGAGCAAAAATGTTTGTTGATACGGTAAAGAGACTAATTGAACAATTCAAAGAGAAATAAGAGGTATCCAAGATATGAAAATAGCCTTTGATGAGAAACATCTTGTAGAAGACTATATTATTAAACAACTTGGAGGAAAAGGATGGAGGTTTATCCCTGCCGATGCCCTTGAAAGGGAGAGCTATAAAGAACCTTTGCTAATCTCGACTCTTATAAGGGCTATCAGAAGGATAAATAAAGGGCTTGAGATTGGTGATGAAGAGATAAATAAGGTCTTAAATGAGCTAAAACTTGCCGGTACAGGGATAGAAGGGGCAAAGCGGATTTTAAACTTTTATAAATTAGGTGTTCCAGTAAAGTTTGAGAGAGAAAAGGTAGTAAAATATGTTTACCTCTTTGATTTTGAAGATATTGAAAATAATGAGTTTATCATCAGCAAACAAATAAATTATGAGGGCAGAGAAAGGATAAGAACCGATATAATGCTCTATGTTAATGGCATTCCCCTGGTAAATATAGAGTGTAAGAATCCCACCAATCCCTCAGTAAGCTGGTATCAGGCATATAAGCAGATAAAGGATTATGAGGGCATAGTGCCTGAACTTTATAAGTATGTCCAGATAGGGGTAGCGGCTGAGAGCAAGGCCAGATACTTCCCCATTGTCCCCTGGCAAGAGGATACAAAGAAACATGAATGGAGAGAGGAGTTAAGGGACTCTATAGATGCTACTATTGAGATGCTTAGAAGGGATAAATTGCTGGATATAATCAGAAATTTTCTCTTTTACAGGATTGAAAGGGGAGAGGCAACAAAGGTTATTACTAGATATATGCAATACAGGGCAGCCAATAAGATAGTGGAGAGGGTGATAAAAAATCTTAGAGGTAAGGAAGAGAAGAATAAAGGGCTTATCTGGCACTGGCAGGGGAGTGGGAAGACACTGACCATGATATTTGCGGCAAATAAGCTTTACTATATGAAAGAACTAAAGAATCCCACTATATTTTTTATCGTAGATAGGATTGAGCTTGAGGAACAGCTTTATAAAGAATTTTATTCCCTTGATATTCTAAAGCCTGAAGTTATTGGTTCAATAGAAAAACTTAAAGAAGTTTTAAGTTATGATGATTATAGAGGTAAAAGAGGAGTATTTATTACTTTAATTCATAAATTTAGACCTGAAGAGCTTAAAGCATTGCAGAAAGAACTTGAAAATATATCAAAGGAAAAAGAAACAATAATGAATCGTAAAAATGTTATTGCCTTTATAGATGAAGGGCATAGGACACAATATGGTATCCTTGCTGCCCAGATGAAAGGTATCCTTAAAAATGCATTCTTTTTTGCTCTTACAGGCACACCTATTTCAAAGAAAGGAAGAGATACATATCTTGAATTTAGTTATCCACCAAAAGAACTTTATCTGGACAAATATTTTATTACAGAATCTTTAAAAGATGATTTTACTGTAAAGATTGTTTATCAGCCAAGGCTTGAAAAATTACATCTTAAAAAAGATATGCTTAAGACATTTTTAGAGGTGGAGTTTGAGGAATTACCAGAAGAATTTAGGGAAGAGGTAGAAGAAAAAATAAAGAAGAGATTAAATGCTATAAAACTATTTCTTGAAAATCCAGAAAGGATAAAGGTAATTGCAAAGGATATTGCTCAACATTTTAAAGAGCATGTTGATGGGAAATTTAAAGCTATGATTGTAGCATCTAGTAGAATAGCTTGTGTTTTATATAAAAAAGAATTGGATAAGCATTTGCCTTATTATGCTGAAGTAGTGATAAGTTATTTTGGTAAGGAAGATGAAGAGCCGATTAAATGGTGTGTGCAAGAGGCACAAGCAAGATATGGAGGTAAAGAAATAGATAATTTGAGAAAAGACATAGTAGAAAGGTTTAAAGAAGAAGAGTATCCAAAAATCTTGATAGTGACAGATATGCTACTTACAGGCTTTGATGCACCCATTCTTCAAACCATGTATTTAGATAAACCACTTAAAGAACATAGACTTTTACAAGCTATTGCAAGAACAAATAGACCTTTTAAGGGATTGAAAGAAGCAGGAGTAGTGATTGATTATGTAGGGGTTTTGAAGGAATTTAAAAAGGCCCTTGAGATGTATAGCACAGAGGACATCAAAGGGGCATTGTTTAGCTATAATAGCTTGAGAGAAGAGTTTTTAGCATTAATTAAGGAAATTCTTGAAATACTTAAAGAAGTGCCAAGAGATTATGAAAGGGAGGTTTTATTAAAAGCAGTAGAAGTGCTTACAACTGATGCTGAAAGAGAAAAAGAATTTATTGAAAAATATAAAAATCTAAGAAAAATTTTTGAATTCCTTGGGCCAGATGAAGTTAAGCTTGAGTATTTTGAAACTTATAAGTGGATTTCAGCCATTTATACATATTATATGAAAATAGTAATGCAAAAACCCACTTATGAAGGATATGTACAAAAATATTATGAAAAAACAATCAAGTTTGTGCATAAAACAACAGAGATAGAAAAGCTTGAAAGAGAACTTCCGGCTATAACCTTTGATGAAGATTATCTAAAAAAACTTGAGGAAAAAGTAAAAAATAAAAAAGAAAAGGCAGCAAATATTCTTTTTACCTTAAATAGACTTGTCCTTGTTGAAAGGCATAGAAGTCCCATTTATGAATCTTTGGTGGATAAAGTTGAGAGATTGCTTGAATTATGGAAAGAAAAGACAAAGGATTATGAAAGGATATACATGGAAGGGGTAAAGATAATAGAGGAAATAAATGCTCTTTCTAAGAAACAAAAGTCTCTTGGTCTTTCAGACCTTGAATATTCAATGCTTCTTACCCTTGAAAGAAGGTTTGGAGAAAATAATAAATTGATAAATGAAGTACAAGGACTTTTTGAAAAACTTAAAAAATTTATGTTTCCTGGATGGATTAATCAACCTGTAATAAGAAAGGAAGTAGAAAGGGAGGTAAGAAGATTTTCAAGGGGTTTCAAAAATAAATATAATCTTTCCCTTCAACAGATTGATGATTTATATGAAAAGCTTATTGAAAATGTAAAGAATTATGGAGCTTGAATATAAAGTCTCTTATAGAAAAGTGAAGTATCCAAGATTAGAGTTTAAAACAGGAGGACTTTTGCTTATTCTTCCTTATGGTGAAGATCCAAAAACTATTTTAGAAAAACATAAAGATTGGATAATGAAAAAAACAGAATTTATAAAGGAATGCCTAAAAAATTCTTTAGATAAGAAATTGGTTGAACGAGAAGAAAAAGAATTTAAGGAACTTATTTACTCTTTGGTTGAAAGAACATCTAAAGAACTTGGGGTAAAAGTAAAAAATATTTATTTTCGGAAAATGAAAACTAAATGGGCAAGTTGTAGTAAAAAAAGAAACTTAACTATTAACATACTGTTAAAATATCTACCTGAATGTCTTATAGATTATGTAATTTTTCACGAAATTGCTCATATTATAGAGAAAAAACATAACAAAAAATTTTGGAGTATAGTTTCAAAAAAATTTAATCATTATCAAGAGCTAGAAAAAGATTTATTTGGATATTGGTTTGTCTTGGGTAAAAAATATAAAAACTCTTATTAATATTCAATGTCGTTTAAGAAAAAAGGTTATTTTAATTCCTCCTGATAATTTTTCTCCTAAATTGATAGCTGGAGTGGATGTTGCTTATAGTCGAAAAGATGAATATCTTTATGGTGCTGTTGTTATTTTAACGTTGCCAGAATTAAACATTATAGAGAAAAAGATAGCTATAGGTAAGGTGAAATTTCCTTATATACCAGGATTTCTTTCTTTTCGTGAAGTACCTATTTTATTAAAGGTATTTAAACAAATAAAACAAAAACCTCATGTCATTTTGGTAGATGGACAGGGTATTGCCCATCCACGGCGTTTTGGTCTAGCCTGCCACTTAGGGATATGTTTGAATATTCCTACAATTGGTTGTGCTAAATCATGCCTTATTGGTACATATAATCCAGTACCAAATCAATTAGGTAGTTATAGCTTTTTAAAAGATAATGAAGAAATTATCGGTCTTGTTTTACGTACTCGTAAAGGAGTAAAACCTATTTTTGTATCTCCTGGTCATCTTATAGACATAAAAACAACTTACAATATTACTCTTGCCTCTTTAAAAGGTTACCGCATACCTGAACCTATCCGTTTAGCTCATATAGAGGCTAATATAGCTAAAGCTTCTCTAAATCTCGACTAGGTTTAAAAACCACAGTACCATAAGGGGGAATTTCTACTATTTCCCCACTTACTGGATGTTTTACTCTTTTAGCTTGGCGCAATACTGGTTGCCACTTTCCAAATCTAACAATCTTTACTTCCTCTCCTTCAATAAGACATTCTCTAATAATTTCTAACGTTGCATTTACTACCTCTTTAATAAGC
Coding sequences within:
- a CDS encoding AAA family ATPase → MRIKKIRIKNFLSIIDSGKISLDNEITILLGKNEQGKTNFLKALESFGKEYKYGDDDLSYLVTHGKELQKMPIITIWFKLNDDEKKILSSISEEFEEQSEVVITKYFDGHYEIVKPELGKIQSKIEEIKLFISKILKENKNKINKSFAFLNQIDKNKHINWLKLLQTPDGGFSHIPG
- a CDS encoding nucleotidyltransferase domain-containing protein, whose translation is MKRHHNLKKYLTTTELKAIDMLVTKISKIWPNTKFKLFGSKVTGNFDEESDIDILILLPCEVKEEIRERIIDIVFNINLKFDTNISPLILSEKEWVDLSVLPIHYFIEKEGVTYG
- a CDS encoding M48 family metallopeptidase translates to MELEYKVSYRKVKYPRLEFKTGGLLLILPYGEDPKTILEKHKDWIMKKTEFIKECLKNSLDKKLVEREEKEFKELIYSLVERTSKELGVKVKNIYFRKMKTKWASCSKKRNLTINILLKYLPECLIDYVIFHEIAHIIEKKHNKKFWSIVSKKFNHYQELEKDLFGYWFVLGKKYKNSY
- a CDS encoding HU family DNA-binding protein, which codes for MTKRDIVEQVHRRLGLPRLLIKEVVNATLEIIRECLIEGEEVKIVRFGKWQPVLRQAKRVKHPVSGEIVEIPPYGTVVFKPSRDLEKL
- a CDS encoding HsdR family type I site-specific deoxyribonuclease, yielding MKIAFDEKHLVEDYIIKQLGGKGWRFIPADALERESYKEPLLISTLIRAIRRINKGLEIGDEEINKVLNELKLAGTGIEGAKRILNFYKLGVPVKFEREKVVKYVYLFDFEDIENNEFIISKQINYEGRERIRTDIMLYVNGIPLVNIECKNPTNPSVSWYQAYKQIKDYEGIVPELYKYVQIGVAAESKARYFPIVPWQEDTKKHEWREELRDSIDATIEMLRRDKLLDIIRNFLFYRIERGEATKVITRYMQYRAANKIVERVIKNLRGKEEKNKGLIWHWQGSGKTLTMIFAANKLYYMKELKNPTIFFIVDRIELEEQLYKEFYSLDILKPEVIGSIEKLKEVLSYDDYRGKRGVFITLIHKFRPEELKALQKELENISKEKETIMNRKNVIAFIDEGHRTQYGILAAQMKGILKNAFFFALTGTPISKKGRDTYLEFSYPPKELYLDKYFITESLKDDFTVKIVYQPRLEKLHLKKDMLKTFLEVEFEELPEEFREEVEEKIKKRLNAIKLFLENPERIKVIAKDIAQHFKEHVDGKFKAMIVASSRIACVLYKKELDKHLPYYAEVVISYFGKEDEEPIKWCVQEAQARYGGKEIDNLRKDIVERFKEEEYPKILIVTDMLLTGFDAPILQTMYLDKPLKEHRLLQAIARTNRPFKGLKEAGVVIDYVGVLKEFKKALEMYSTEDIKGALFSYNSLREEFLALIKEILEILKEVPRDYEREVLLKAVEVLTTDAEREKEFIEKYKNLRKIFEFLGPDEVKLEYFETYKWISAIYTYYMKIVMQKPTYEGYVQKYYEKTIKFVHKTTEIEKLERELPAITFDEDYLKKLEEKVKNKKEKAANILFTLNRLVLVERHRSPIYESLVDKVERLLELWKEKTKDYERIYMEGVKIIEEINALSKKQKSLGLSDLEYSMLLTLERRFGENNKLINEVQGLFEKLKKFMFPGWINQPVIRKEVEREVRRFSRGFKNKYNLSLQQIDDLYEKLIENVKNYGA
- a CDS encoding HEPN domain-containing protein; the protein is MDEKDQKEKFVKYWIEKCLQSLEAAEDDLRAGRLSFSVNRIYYACFYIVSALLLQRGFKFKKHSGVKASFHKNFVKQGLVSPDDGRFYNELFEARQRGDYIEFVYFEKSQVEEWLNRAKMFVDTVKRLIEQFKEK
- the nfi gene encoding deoxyribonuclease V (cleaves DNA at apurinic or apyrimidinic sites), yielding MDIGLSWVKNIKTLINIQCRLRKKVILIPPDNFSPKLIAGVDVAYSRKDEYLYGAVVILTLPELNIIEKKIAIGKVKFPYIPGFLSFREVPILLKVFKQIKQKPHVILVDGQGIAHPRRFGLACHLGICLNIPTIGCAKSCLIGTYNPVPNQLGSYSFLKDNEEIIGLVLRTRKGVKPIFVSPGHLIDIKTTYNITLASLKGYRIPEPIRLAHIEANIAKASLNLD
- a CDS encoding AAA family ATPase, giving the protein HPNGGFGHLSNQQPQAQFTYNAIVLLKELGVLNKIDKNKHINWLKLLQTPDGGFSHIPGQSSHITHTYFAVKALIELESLNQINKDKLIQFILSCEHPNGGFGHLSNQQPQAQFTYNAIVLLKELKTYFIELYDRCIQELEKISDPAKIDELVNNIISAQVLDDKLVNTIKKEVENLKNITKNNLLEKILNMIPNFVYFDSIDFIGDSIPLDEYLKNTEKYKTFTNLFKLAGLDVKKIRATRTPHTISRLFKSATAKITGMINEFWEQEEVTVNLEMIGDKILVSIDDALGAKADPPSKRSDGFRWFLSFYINFMAGTKGELKNTVLLLDNPGWVLHPSGQKDLLKALEEIAKTNQIIIATHSPFLIDKNKLERIRIVERKEDEGTKVYEKFWDSLYDSLQVIRASIGADISDSLFGHKNNIIVEGFSDKVYLEAMNNYLKRKDKKTIGIDKVMIIGAGGADKVPYLVAWLKAERYNSLALLDADNEGRRVIQEIENRNIEIDKDLDVLMLNEISEEFKGKDIEIEDLFDEKFYNMAVNKAYREVFESKLKKLEIKLEEIPTNGLKTKRYYKFFKNNNLGGFDKVKVALEIKRIIKEREEVAEETISNFEKLFEKIKEKFKKKGIEL
- a CDS encoding restriction endonuclease subunit S is translated as MKESRNNVLKEWKEVKLGEVLELKNGERPKINDYGIIPVYGANGIMGKTNDFLVDNDFTIIVGRVGASGEIHLAKGKVWISDNAIYSQSYKSKKIHLPFLFYLLTFKNLKQFATKTTHPIITQSFLKNLPIPLPPLPEQQKIAEILSTVDSAIEKVNQAIEKTQRLKKGLMQELLTKGIGYNEFKDTEIGRIPKEWEVVRLKESEEIKLIMGQSPPGKSYNKEGKGLPFIQGKAEFGNMYPSAILWTTQPTKIAEEGDVLISVRAPVGDVNICPYRLCIGRGLAAVRIKKGSNIFYFYWFQKEKQHIENIGKGSTFKAVTKDELSNLFIPFPPLPEQQKIAEILSTVDKRLELLKKKKEKLERIKKGLMNDLLTGKRRVKV